CTGGAAGAGTTACAACTGGAGTTGTAGTCAAATTCTCTTTCAATAACTTAAAGGTTCGTTCACAGGCATGAGTCCAATTGAATTTGGCTTCTTTCTGAGTTAATCTTGTCAGTGGTGCAgaaattgaagcaaatttctctaCAAATCTTCTGTAATAACCTGTTAATCCCAAGAAGTTGCGTACCTCTGTAGGTGTCGTCAGCCTAGGACATTTCTTTACGGCCTCGATCTTCAGTGTATCTACCCGAATACCATCAGCCCCAACAATATATCCCAGAAGTGCCATAgaagtcaaccaaaattcatatttggaaaatttagcatacagtTTCTAGTGTCAGAGTACTACAAGTACCGCTCTCAGATGATTTGCATGCTCTGCTTCTGACCGAGAATAAATCAGAATATCATCACTAAATATAATCCTGAACATATCCAAGAATGGTCTAAATACCCGATTTATCAGGTCTATGaataccgctggagcatttgtcaggccaaaagacatcactctgaacTCGTAATGGCTATATTGGGTCTAGAATATTGTCTTTGGTTTATCTGATTCTCTTACCTGcacctgatgataacccgatcgcaagtctatttttgaaaaccacttagcaccctccaactgatcaaataaatcatcaatcctgggaagggggtgtttattcttaatggttaccttattcagctgcctgtaatcaatacacatctgcagcgacccatctttcttttacaCAAATAATATCGGGCTCCCCAAGGTACAGTACTGAGTCTGATGAGGCCTTTTTCCGGTAAGTCTTTTAACTGCTCCTTcatctcttttaattctgcagaTGCCATTCTGTATGgaggaatatatatcatatgggTATCTAGCAGCACATCTAcggtaaagtctatctcccgTTCGGGAGGAAGGACTGGAAGCTCGTCTGGAAATTTATATGAGAATTCATTAACTACGGGAACTGACTGAAGGGTTGGCGCTTCCGCTTCCAAATACTGTATGCGAACCAGGTGATAAACACAACCTTTTCTGATCATTTTTctcgccttaaggtaggaaataaacttccctctcTGTGATGTTGTATTAACTGCCCATTCCATCACTGGTTCTCCTGAGAATTGAAAATATACTCGAACTACTAGGTCTTACATGAGTCCTCATTCCCCGTTATGGGTTTCCTTTTTTGGTACTTGAGAATATTGTGATCCCTCTTTGGCATAATATAATATGGTCTCGCGCTTTGCCTGTGATTTCTCTCGGGAGTTTCACTTACCGGGGTTTCCTTACTTTTCACCTCCTTCTAATACTTTGACCTCTTTGTTTTCTAT
This DNA window, taken from Solanum dulcamara chromosome 3, daSolDulc1.2, whole genome shotgun sequence, encodes the following:
- the LOC129883550 gene encoding uncharacterized mitochondrial protein AtMg00860-like, giving the protein MALLGYIVGADGIRVDTLKIEAVKKCPRLTTPTEVRNFLGLTGYYRRFVEKFASISAPLTRLTQKEAKFNWTHACERTFKLLKENLTTTPVVTLPEVPYGYVIYCDTSGVGIGYVLMQYSQVIAYASRQLKKI